A portion of the Pseudomonas sp. PSE14 genome contains these proteins:
- a CDS encoding LD-carboxypeptidase: MPAPRSNAELKWSPIEGRIALVAPASAIAEEVLEATLRQLEVLGVDYHLGEHADARYRYLAGTPQQRLEDFHAAFELEDVSAVWCLRGGYGCGQLVPRLDWKRLQAASPRPLIGFSDISILLSAFHRHGLPAIHGPVATALGLQPLSAPSEQHERLASLASVSHVLAGNPGKLAVQHLAGPKHSVEGELIGGNLTALACMAGTEGALHVPDGAILILEDVGEPYYRLERSLWQLLNSRGGARLGAVCLGGFTDCPRKGVAHSLEEIISEYVATLGVPLYHGLPSGHGAHNRAWPYGRRALLEGKSLRWD; this comes from the coding sequence ATGCCCGCACCCCGCTCCAACGCCGAACTCAAGTGGTCGCCCATCGAAGGCCGCATCGCCCTGGTCGCGCCGGCCTCGGCCATCGCCGAAGAGGTGCTGGAGGCGACCCTGCGCCAGCTGGAAGTGCTGGGCGTGGATTACCACCTGGGCGAACACGCCGATGCGCGCTACCGCTACCTGGCCGGCACGCCGCAGCAGCGCCTGGAGGATTTCCACGCCGCCTTCGAGCTGGAGGACGTCAGCGCCGTCTGGTGCCTGCGTGGCGGCTACGGCTGTGGGCAACTGGTTCCGCGACTGGACTGGAAGCGCCTGCAAGCCGCCTCGCCGCGCCCGCTGATCGGCTTCTCGGACATCTCCATCCTGCTCAGCGCCTTCCACCGCCATGGCCTGCCAGCGATCCACGGGCCGGTCGCCACCGCCCTCGGCCTGCAACCGCTCAGTGCGCCCAGCGAGCAGCACGAGCGCCTGGCTTCGCTGGCGTCGGTCAGCCATGTGCTGGCGGGAAATCCGGGCAAGCTGGCGGTGCAGCACCTGGCAGGGCCGAAGCACTCCGTGGAGGGCGAACTGATCGGCGGCAACCTCACTGCGCTGGCCTGCATGGCCGGTACCGAAGGCGCGCTGCATGTGCCGGACGGCGCGATCCTGATCCTCGAAGACGTCGGCGAGCCCTACTACCGCCTCGAACGCAGCCTCTGGCAACTGCTCAACAGCCGCGGTGGGGCACGCCTGGGCGCGGTGTGCCTGGGCGGCTTCACCGACTGCCCGCGCAAGGGCGTGGCGCATAGCCTGGAAGAGATCATCAGCGAGTACGTCGCCACCCTGGGCGTTCCGCTCTACCACGGCCTGCCCAGCGGCCACGGCGCGCACAATCGCGCCTGGCCCTACGGACGCCGGGCGCTGCTGGAAGGCAAATCCCTGCGCTGGGATTAG
- a CDS encoding ATP-binding protein, whose protein sequence is MKTPLWFPQSFFARTLWLVLIVVLFSKALTLVYLLMNEDMLVDRQYSHGAALTVRAYWAADEKSREAIAQSAGLKWAPHEQGQPEEVHWPYTDIFQRQMRMELGIDTETRLRIHHPSMLWVRAPTLGEGWIGVPLYPHPLRGQQIWSVLGWFLGIGLLSTAAAWIFVRLLSQPLKRLVFASREFGKGRSVRLPLGPETPSEMAEVYRAFNQMADDVEQAGRERELMLAGVSHDLRTPLTRLRLSLELMPESDREMVEDMVRDIEDMDAILDQFLAFIRDGRDEPVEEGDLYGLVCETADAFNQTEERVRLCLEPLPPFRFRRVSIKRMLGNLIENALNHGGGKVEVAAHVAGGGAAPYVVLSVLDRGAGIDPQELSSIFNPFIRGDKARGGKGTGLGLAIVKRIAEQHGGSIELRNREGGGVEARVCLPLGLLLPRNAH, encoded by the coding sequence TTGAAAACACCCCTCTGGTTCCCGCAAAGCTTCTTCGCCCGCACCCTCTGGCTGGTGCTCATCGTCGTGCTGTTTTCCAAGGCGCTGACCCTGGTCTACCTGCTGATGAACGAGGACATGCTGGTCGACCGCCAGTACAGCCACGGCGCGGCGCTGACCGTGCGCGCCTACTGGGCGGCGGACGAGAAGTCGCGCGAGGCCATCGCCCAGTCCGCCGGGCTGAAGTGGGCGCCCCACGAGCAGGGGCAGCCGGAAGAGGTGCATTGGCCGTACACCGACATCTTCCAGCGGCAGATGCGCATGGAGCTGGGCATCGACACCGAGACACGCCTGCGCATCCACCATCCGTCGATGCTCTGGGTACGCGCGCCGACCCTGGGTGAGGGTTGGATCGGCGTTCCGCTCTACCCGCACCCGCTGCGCGGCCAGCAGATCTGGAGCGTGCTGGGCTGGTTCCTCGGCATTGGTTTGCTGTCCACGGCTGCCGCGTGGATCTTCGTGCGCCTGCTCAGCCAGCCGCTCAAGCGCCTGGTGTTCGCTTCCCGCGAGTTCGGCAAGGGCCGCAGCGTGCGCTTGCCCCTGGGGCCGGAAACGCCCAGCGAGATGGCCGAGGTATACCGCGCCTTCAACCAGATGGCCGACGACGTCGAGCAGGCCGGGCGCGAGCGCGAGCTGATGCTGGCCGGCGTGTCCCACGACCTGCGCACGCCGCTGACGCGCCTGCGCCTGTCGCTTGAGCTGATGCCCGAGAGCGATCGGGAGATGGTCGAGGACATGGTCCGCGACATCGAAGACATGGACGCCATCCTCGACCAGTTCCTCGCCTTCATCCGCGACGGCCGCGACGAGCCGGTGGAGGAGGGCGACCTGTACGGCCTGGTGTGCGAGACGGCCGATGCCTTCAACCAGACGGAAGAGCGCGTGCGCCTGTGCCTGGAGCCGCTGCCACCGTTCCGTTTCCGCCGTGTGTCGATCAAGCGCATGCTCGGCAACCTGATCGAGAACGCGCTCAATCACGGCGGCGGCAAGGTGGAAGTCGCGGCGCACGTAGCCGGTGGCGGTGCGGCGCCCTATGTGGTGCTCAGCGTGCTCGATCGCGGCGCCGGTATCGACCCGCAGGAGCTGAGCAGCATCTTCAATCCCTTCATTCGCGGCGACAAGGCGCGCGGCGGCAAGGGCACCGGCCTGGGGCTGGCCATCGTCAAGCGCATCGCCGAGCAGCACGGTGGCAGCATCGAGCTGCGCAACCGTGAAGGTGGCGGGGTGGAAGCGCGGGTCTGCCTGCCGTTGGGGCTGCTGCTGCCGCGCAACGCCCACTAA
- the ompR gene encoding two-component system response regulator OmpR, with the protein MSNAATLPEGEKILVVDDDARLRRLLERFLDEQGYRVRAVENTEQMDRLLARELFQLVVLDLMMPGEDGLSACKRLRESNNQIPIIMLTAKGDESSRISGLEQGADDYLAKPFNPRELLARIKAVLRRQAPLVPGAPAGEDEIVTFGDYELHLATRELKKGEEVHMLTTGEFAVLKALVQHAREPLTRDKLMNLARGREWDALERSIDVQISRLRRLIEPDPSKPRYIQTVWGVGYVFVPDGAARK; encoded by the coding sequence ATGAGCAACGCTGCCACCCTGCCGGAAGGCGAAAAGATCCTCGTGGTCGATGACGATGCGCGCCTGCGCCGTCTGCTGGAACGCTTCCTCGATGAGCAGGGTTACCGCGTCCGCGCCGTCGAGAATACCGAGCAGATGGACCGCCTGCTGGCCCGTGAGCTGTTCCAGCTGGTGGTGCTTGACCTGATGATGCCCGGCGAGGACGGACTCTCCGCGTGCAAGCGCCTGCGCGAGTCGAACAACCAGATCCCGATCATCATGCTCACCGCCAAGGGCGACGAGTCCAGCCGCATCTCCGGCCTGGAACAGGGCGCCGACGACTACCTGGCCAAGCCGTTCAACCCGCGCGAGTTGCTGGCACGGATCAAGGCCGTGCTGCGCCGCCAGGCGCCGCTGGTGCCGGGCGCGCCGGCGGGCGAGGACGAGATCGTCACCTTCGGCGACTACGAGCTGCACCTGGCCACCCGCGAGCTGAAGAAGGGCGAGGAAGTGCACATGCTCACCACCGGTGAGTTCGCCGTGCTCAAGGCCCTGGTGCAGCACGCCCGCGAGCCACTGACCCGCGACAAGCTGATGAACCTGGCCCGCGGTCGCGAGTGGGACGCCCTGGAGCGCTCCATCGACGTGCAGATTTCCCGCCTGCGCCGGCTGATCGAGCCCGATCCGTCCAAACCGCGCTACATCCAGACCGTCTGGGGCGTGGGCTATGTGTTCGTACCGGATGGTGCCGCCCGCAAGTGA
- a CDS encoding Tex family protein, translated as MDSINTRIAEELSALPSGRVQPQQVAAAVALLDEGSTVPFIARYRKEVTGSLDDTQLRMLEERLRYLRELEDRRGAILASIEEQGKLTPELAREIKLADTKTRLEDLYLPYKQKRRTKGQIALEAGLGELADALFADPTLTPETEAARFVDAEKGFADTRAVLEGAKYILMERFAEDATLLDRLRGFLKDNATLTARMVPGKETEGAKFSDYFEHDEPLKNAPSHRALAIFRGRNEGVLSVALKVGEELPGTAHPCETMIGERFGISNQGRAADKWLSEVVRWTWKVKLYTHLETDLLGELREGADAEAINVFARNLHDLLLAAPAGPRATLGLDPGLRTGVKVAVVDATGKLLDTATVYPHAPKNQWDQTIAVLAALCAKHQVELIAIGNGTASRETDKLAAELIKKYPALKCTKIMVSEAGASVYSASELAAKEFPELDVSLRGAVSIARRLQDPLAELVKIEPKSIGVGQYQHDVSQLQLARSLDAVVEDCVNAVGVDVNTASAALLARISGLNSTLAQNIVAHRDANGAFKTRDDLRKVSRLGDKTFEQAAGFLRVMNGDNPLDASAVHPETYPLVQRIAADTGRDVRSLIGDSAFLKRLDPKKFTDEQFGLPTVTDILKELDKPGRDPRPEFKTAEFQEGVESLKDLKPGMVLEGVVTNVTNFGAFVDIGVHQDGLVHISALSEKFVKDPYEVVKAGDIVKVKVMEVDIPRNRVGLSMRMSDTPGEKVEGPRGGGRPQGGQRPDRGAPRQQEKAPANNAMASLFANAKQLKKK; from the coding sequence ATGGACAGCATCAACACCCGTATCGCCGAAGAGCTTTCCGCACTGCCCTCCGGCCGCGTTCAACCGCAGCAAGTCGCCGCTGCCGTCGCCCTGCTCGATGAAGGCTCCACCGTCCCCTTCATCGCCCGTTACCGGAAAGAAGTCACCGGCAGCCTGGACGACACCCAGCTGCGCATGCTCGAAGAGCGCCTGCGTTACCTGCGCGAACTGGAAGACCGCCGTGGCGCGATCCTCGCCAGCATCGAGGAACAGGGCAAGCTGACCCCGGAACTGGCCCGCGAGATCAAGCTCGCCGACACCAAGACCCGCCTCGAAGACCTTTACCTGCCCTATAAGCAGAAGCGCCGCACCAAGGGCCAGATCGCCCTGGAAGCCGGCCTGGGCGAGCTGGCCGACGCGCTGTTCGCCGACCCGACCCTGACCCCGGAAACCGAAGCCGCGCGCTTCGTCGATGCCGAGAAAGGCTTCGCCGATACCCGCGCCGTGCTCGAAGGCGCCAAGTACATCCTCATGGAGCGCTTCGCCGAGGACGCCACCCTGCTGGACCGCCTGCGCGGCTTCCTCAAGGACAACGCCACCCTCACCGCGCGCATGGTGCCGGGCAAGGAAACCGAAGGCGCCAAGTTCAGCGACTACTTCGAGCACGACGAGCCGCTGAAGAACGCCCCGTCGCACCGCGCCCTGGCGATCTTCCGCGGCCGCAACGAAGGCGTGCTGAGCGTCGCCCTGAAGGTCGGCGAGGAGCTGCCGGGCACCGCGCATCCGTGCGAAACCATGATCGGCGAGCGCTTCGGCATCAGTAACCAAGGCCGCGCCGCCGACAAGTGGCTGTCCGAAGTGGTGCGCTGGACCTGGAAGGTCAAGCTCTACACCCACCTGGAAACCGACCTGCTGGGCGAGCTGCGCGAAGGCGCCGACGCCGAGGCGATCAACGTCTTCGCCCGCAACCTGCACGACCTGCTGCTGGCCGCCCCGGCCGGCCCGCGCGCCACCCTGGGCCTGGACCCGGGCCTGCGCACCGGCGTGAAGGTCGCCGTGGTCGATGCCACCGGCAAGCTGCTGGACACCGCCACCGTCTACCCGCACGCGCCGAAGAACCAGTGGGATCAGACCATCGCCGTGCTCGCCGCGCTGTGCGCCAAACACCAGGTGGAGCTGATCGCCATCGGCAACGGTACCGCCAGCCGCGAGACCGACAAGCTGGCCGCCGAGCTGATCAAGAAATACCCAGCGCTCAAGTGCACCAAGATCATGGTCAGCGAGGCCGGTGCCTCGGTGTACTCCGCATCGGAGCTGGCTGCGAAGGAATTCCCGGAACTGGACGTGTCGCTGCGCGGCGCCGTTTCCATCGCCCGCCGCCTGCAGGACCCGCTGGCGGAGCTGGTGAAGATCGAGCCGAAGTCCATCGGTGTCGGCCAGTACCAGCACGACGTGTCCCAGCTGCAGCTCGCGCGCAGCCTGGACGCGGTGGTGGAAGACTGCGTGAACGCCGTGGGCGTGGACGTCAACACCGCTTCCGCCGCCCTGCTGGCGCGCATCTCCGGCCTCAACAGCACCCTGGCGCAGAACATCGTCGCGCACCGCGACGCCAACGGCGCCTTCAAGACCCGTGACGATCTGCGCAAGGTCAGCCGCCTGGGCGACAAGACCTTCGAACAGGCCGCCGGCTTCCTCCGCGTGATGAACGGCGACAACCCGCTGGACGCCTCCGCGGTGCACCCGGAAACCTACCCGCTGGTGCAGCGCATCGCCGCCGACACCGGCCGCGACGTGCGCTCGCTGATCGGCGACTCGGCCTTCCTCAAGCGCCTGGACCCGAAGAAGTTCACCGACGAACAGTTCGGCCTGCCCACCGTCACCGACATCCTCAAGGAACTCGACAAGCCCGGCCGCGACCCGCGTCCGGAGTTCAAGACCGCCGAGTTCCAGGAGGGCGTCGAAAGCCTCAAGGACCTGAAGCCCGGCATGGTGCTCGAAGGCGTGGTGACCAACGTCACCAACTTCGGCGCCTTCGTCGACATCGGCGTCCACCAGGACGGCCTGGTGCACATCTCCGCGCTGTCGGAGAAGTTCGTCAAGGACCCGTACGAAGTGGTCAAGGCCGGTGACATCGTCAAGGTGAAGGTCATGGAAGTGGACATCCCGCGTAACCGCGTCGGCCTGTCCATGCGCATGAGCGACACCCCCGGCGAGAAGGTCGAAGGTCCGCGCGGCGGCGGTCGTCCGCAGGGCGGCCAGCGTCCCGATCGTGGCGCCCCGCGCCAGCAGGAGAAGGCCCCGGCGAACAACGCCATGGCCTCGCTGTTCGCCAACGCCAAGCAACTGAAGAAGAAGTAA
- a CDS encoding PaaI family thioesterase, translated as MSEMPARELMISRFSETIGVQPVRVADGEAEVLLPMAEHLRNRGNVMHGGALFTLMDMTMGLACSSAHGFDRPSVTLECKINYIRAVAEGEVRCVAKVLHAGRRSLVVEADIHQGDKLVAKGQGTFAQL; from the coding sequence ATGAGCGAGATGCCCGCCCGCGAGCTGATGATCAGCCGCTTCAGCGAAACCATCGGCGTGCAGCCGGTGCGCGTCGCCGACGGCGAAGCCGAGGTGCTGCTGCCGATGGCCGAGCACCTGCGCAATCGCGGCAACGTCATGCACGGCGGCGCACTCTTCACGCTGATGGACATGACCATGGGCCTGGCCTGCTCCAGCGCCCATGGGTTCGACCGGCCGAGCGTCACCCTGGAATGCAAGATCAACTACATCCGTGCGGTCGCCGAAGGCGAGGTGCGCTGTGTGGCCAAGGTCCTGCACGCCGGGCGGCGCTCGCTGGTGGTCGAGGCCGACATCCACCAGGGCGACAAGCTGGTCGCCAAGGGACAAGGCACCTTCGCCCAGCTGTAA